From one Luteolibacter sp. SL250 genomic stretch:
- a CDS encoding non-ribosomal peptide synthetase/type I polyketide synthase → MNDPQQEPEAIAIIGMSGRFPDAGNPEEFWSNLISGRDCVTRFGDRTDAEGRRHVGARSILDRPDLFDAAFFGIYPKEAELMDPQHRIFLECAWEALEDGGCDPAAYSGMIGVYAGLSLNTYLLHNIGDAAHLAENYQVGEYQKMLGNDKDFLPVRVSYKLNLRGPSMAIQTACSTSLVAICQAATALLTYQTDLALAGGVSVSFPQERHYLFTEEGMVSPDGTCRAFDAQAAGTVFGHGCGVVLLKRLSEAVADGDPILAVIKGWAVNNDGSDKIGFAAPGVNAQAEVISMAQAAAGVNPWDISYVEAHGTGTPLGDPIEVAALTKAFRDGGASANQFCAIGTGKTHIGHLDVAAGVTGLIKTILQFRHGKIPALLHFQSPSPHIDFAGSPFSPVSEEREWTRGNAPRIAGVSAFGVGGTNAHVVVQEPPAAAATTESTRPVLLTLSAKTEASLDLAAKQLADHLDAHRPSLSDTGFTLATARRAFPVRRSVAAENLEDAVVKLRSSSGATTVSGEGKKIAFLFPGQGSQYGGMTRGAYDSEPVFRAAMDECATLLSGLINEDIRTILYPASGQEESALARLDQTAITQPCIFAVEYSLARLFMSWGIQPSLFIGHSIGEYVAAVLAGTFTLGGALQLLSRRAALMQDLPGGSMLAIRAGAEEITLPEGIDLAAVNSPKLCTVSGESGAILAFQQSLEASEIASRVLKTSHAFHSVAMEPITGIFRDEASRVPASAPAIPWISTCTGGFIDGAVVGDPSYWSRQLRQPVLFSDALATAFASGEYVFLEIGPGQALAQFARQHPQRGSSAVIASLPSSTEDAGDLHAALGALWSHGVTPDWTTYYGNEKRARIHLPTYAFDRKSFWIDNSARAAAVNPASVPQPLSPPLPAPTPMTLPDPSEKLRALILELSGVPVEDDSATFTELGFDSLFLTQASQAIHSAFGVKITFRQMLGELSSVAAISKHIQEVAPQPVQAAAPAPVAAAAPTLSAPTGGGTALENALNQQIALIQNLIAQQRAPQPAATQAGNLTPVKWPERFPRSGAAANSRFGPYKPIEKGENGGLTQQQQKGLLELVSRYVRKTPGSKVYAAEHRAHYADPRAVAGFKSLWKEMVYPIVSARSKGGRIWDIDGNEYVDITMGFGTYFFGHSPDWLIPAIEEQLKTGIEIGPQSPIAGKLAAAIAELTNMDRVTFCNTGSEAVMAAMRLARTITGRQRIAYFTGDYHGMFEEVLVRGAWVDGVYKAQPIAPGIPQSLVENMLVLDYADPASLEILKAYAHELAAVMVEPVQSRAPGLQPREFMHQVRAITKEAGTALIFDEVVTGFRCHPGGAQAYFGVEADLSTYGKVIGGGMPIGVLAGKREYMDALDGGAWNYGDDSFPEVGVTFFAGTFVRHPLALAAAWRVMEHLKGEGPRLQIEVEERVARFCRTLNDHFAAIGVPIRIPHFSAHAVIEHAPDLKYASLLWYFLREKGVHIWEGRPLYFTSAHTDADLDHMVTAFVEAVHEMQAAGFLPASTSTDAQPPAGFPRSDSAPTTEAQREIFHAVQMGDEANCSFNESNVIRLSGELDVSAMKAALADIVVRHAALRSTISADGATQFFHPSAKTVEITEHNFAGPGGAESRSATLPLSLLKEAESSTPFDLANGPLVRFQLVHLSSVRHELIFTAHHIICDGWSFGMIIAELGAAYNARKAGRLPMLAPAMSFANYARMEVSQHLSSERETAEAFWIDKFSEPAPVLELPTDHPRPLMKSYRGSMESITLCADRYARLKKAAPKLGGTLFSTLLASFATLLHRLTTQEDIVIGVPAAGQTRIGRDELVGHCLNFLPLRLKPSTATPFDRFAEEVKEQVLEAYDHQNYTFGSLLRKIRITRDASRVPLVSVIFNIDKTGIDHVKFDSLEVDVSTNPKQFVNFDLFFNLVQTDDRLVVECEYNTDLHDRTTILGWLAAYEQLIESAISDHSATLGDLEIVGGDERRKLLEDWNATDAPLPAQPSINRMIEEQVDRTPDAIALRAYGRTFTYGQLDGHANALAKTLRENGAARETLVGVCADRSPEMLVAILAVLKSGAAYVPIDPKYPAERIAYILQDSKAPLLLTQRALSGSLPQTEGTRSLFIDDCLTQSAWREPSGTQPADLAYVIYTSGSTGQPKGVAIEHRNATTFIDWAKTVHTAEELSGVLFSTSICFDLSVFEMFVTLSSGGAVILAANALDLKNHPHLADITLINTVPSAISELVDAKLVPPSVKVVNLAGEALPTALVDRIYGETSVAKVHDLYGPSEDTTYSTYTLRKAGETASIGRPISNTRAYVLDPNGKLLPPGVPGELHLGGAGLARGYLHRPELTDAKFIRNPFSTDPSARLYKTGDLVRHFDNGELQFLGRLDHQVKLRGYRIELGEIESLLASHPSVEQAVATVHEGKIAAYLRTSGNASGEGTTIWENQWDLLYTSALEQSGGAQLDRLDSVIAGWAGVENLDAQVTEWIDTTIDRIRGYEGRRIFEIGCGTGQILSRLAPDAEAYWAADISQVAIEALRKNHPQPQVTLFHRPADDFSDIPDGYFDTVIINSVAQYFPSAEYLTDVLEKAALTLRPGGRIFLGDIQSNALLPVHHAEALAARAPAGTTSEQLREKVTQRLAGETELSLDPDWFTHLRGQLPDLAHTEILLRRGKVTNETNVYHYDVVLHVGQAPSLLPAPAATPWKNLNLEQLEALLMDSREPLHLTGIPDARLASALAFHQALEQGPADAPLPQASPVPPSAVSAEDLSSVAENLGFRAHVRWQSDGTAGLLEAILIPKADTSLPAWPERAPERSAEASANQPASAGNKANAELSSILRGYLGERLPEYMVPSSFTVLESLPLTPNGKIDRKALPTPSHADDASSAREVLPPRTDTERQLVEIWKQVLGKTDVGIGDDIFDLGGDSILIFQITTRATRAGISITPAQVFRQRTIAGLSSVESPVEGDIPLPIQRVNRDAYRRKN, encoded by the coding sequence ATGAACGATCCCCAGCAAGAGCCTGAAGCCATCGCAATCATCGGCATGTCCGGACGGTTCCCCGATGCGGGGAACCCGGAGGAGTTCTGGAGCAATCTCATTTCAGGGCGGGACTGCGTGACCCGCTTCGGCGACCGCACGGATGCGGAAGGCAGACGCCATGTCGGCGCGCGCAGCATCCTCGACCGGCCTGACCTGTTCGACGCCGCCTTCTTCGGCATCTACCCGAAGGAAGCGGAGCTGATGGACCCGCAGCACCGCATCTTCCTGGAGTGCGCGTGGGAAGCGCTGGAAGACGGAGGCTGCGACCCTGCGGCCTACTCCGGAATGATCGGCGTCTATGCCGGCCTGAGCCTGAACACCTACCTGCTCCACAACATCGGCGACGCGGCGCACCTGGCGGAGAACTACCAAGTCGGCGAGTACCAGAAGATGCTCGGCAACGACAAGGACTTCCTGCCCGTGCGGGTGTCCTACAAGCTGAACCTGCGTGGCCCCAGCATGGCCATCCAGACCGCCTGCTCCACCTCGCTGGTGGCCATCTGCCAGGCGGCGACCGCACTGCTCACCTACCAGACCGACCTCGCTCTTGCGGGCGGTGTTTCCGTCAGCTTTCCGCAGGAACGCCACTATCTTTTCACGGAGGAAGGCATGGTCTCGCCCGACGGAACCTGCCGCGCCTTTGACGCGCAGGCGGCGGGCACCGTCTTCGGCCACGGCTGTGGCGTGGTGCTGCTGAAGCGCCTCAGCGAAGCCGTTGCGGATGGGGACCCCATCCTCGCAGTCATCAAGGGCTGGGCGGTCAACAACGACGGCTCCGACAAGATCGGCTTCGCCGCTCCGGGAGTGAACGCACAGGCGGAGGTCATCTCGATGGCACAAGCCGCCGCGGGAGTGAATCCGTGGGATATCTCCTATGTCGAGGCCCACGGCACCGGCACCCCTCTGGGTGACCCCATCGAAGTCGCGGCGCTCACGAAAGCCTTCCGTGATGGAGGTGCCTCGGCCAACCAGTTCTGCGCGATCGGCACTGGAAAGACCCACATCGGCCACCTCGACGTGGCAGCCGGAGTGACGGGCCTGATCAAGACCATCCTCCAGTTCCGCCATGGAAAGATCCCGGCGCTGCTGCATTTCCAGTCGCCGAGTCCCCACATCGACTTCGCGGGCAGCCCGTTCTCCCCGGTCTCTGAGGAACGGGAATGGACCAGAGGAAACGCCCCGCGCATCGCAGGGGTCAGCGCGTTCGGCGTGGGAGGGACGAATGCCCACGTGGTCGTGCAGGAACCACCGGCAGCCGCAGCGACGACGGAGTCCACGCGTCCTGTCCTGCTGACGCTTTCCGCGAAAACCGAAGCCTCGCTCGATCTCGCGGCGAAACAGTTGGCGGATCATCTCGATGCCCACCGCCCATCGCTTTCCGACACCGGCTTCACCCTTGCCACCGCACGCCGTGCTTTTCCCGTGCGCCGTTCCGTCGCCGCGGAAAACCTGGAAGACGCGGTTGTGAAACTCCGCTCCTCCAGCGGTGCGACCACGGTTTCCGGAGAAGGAAAGAAGATCGCCTTCCTCTTCCCCGGGCAGGGTTCCCAATACGGCGGCATGACCCGGGGAGCCTATGACTCAGAGCCGGTCTTCCGCGCCGCGATGGACGAGTGCGCTACCCTCCTTTCCGGCCTCATAAACGAGGACATCCGCACCATCCTTTATCCGGCCTCAGGGCAGGAGGAATCCGCGCTCGCCCGGCTGGACCAGACGGCCATCACCCAGCCGTGCATCTTCGCGGTGGAATACTCTCTCGCCCGGCTGTTCATGTCCTGGGGCATCCAGCCGTCGCTGTTCATCGGCCACAGCATCGGTGAGTATGTCGCGGCGGTGCTGGCGGGCACCTTCACCCTCGGCGGTGCGCTGCAGCTCCTTTCGCGGCGCGCCGCGCTGATGCAGGATCTGCCGGGCGGCTCCATGTTGGCCATCCGTGCCGGTGCGGAGGAGATCACCCTGCCGGAGGGCATCGACCTCGCGGCGGTGAACAGCCCGAAGCTCTGCACCGTCTCCGGAGAAAGCGGGGCGATCCTCGCTTTCCAGCAATCACTCGAAGCTTCCGAAATCGCCTCCCGTGTGCTGAAAACATCCCATGCCTTCCATTCCGTGGCGATGGAGCCGATCACCGGCATTTTCCGCGATGAGGCATCCCGCGTTCCTGCCAGCGCTCCGGCCATCCCGTGGATCTCCACCTGCACCGGTGGCTTCATCGATGGTGCCGTGGTTGGCGATCCATCCTACTGGTCGCGCCAGCTCCGCCAGCCGGTACTTTTCTCCGATGCGCTCGCCACCGCTTTCGCATCGGGTGAATACGTCTTCCTTGAAATCGGCCCGGGCCAGGCACTCGCCCAGTTCGCCCGCCAGCATCCGCAGCGTGGGAGCAGCGCCGTCATTGCCAGCCTCCCGTCCTCCACGGAAGACGCCGGTGATCTCCATGCCGCTCTCGGCGCGCTCTGGAGCCACGGTGTCACGCCGGACTGGACCACCTACTACGGGAACGAAAAGCGCGCGCGCATCCATCTTCCCACCTATGCCTTCGACCGGAAGAGCTTCTGGATCGACAACTCGGCGCGTGCCGCCGCTGTGAATCCCGCATCTGTTCCGCAACCCCTTTCCCCACCTCTCCCCGCCCCCACGCCCATGACCCTTCCCGATCCCAGCGAGAAACTGCGCGCTCTGATCCTCGAGCTTTCCGGCGTGCCGGTGGAGGACGACTCGGCGACGTTCACCGAACTCGGCTTCGATTCGCTGTTCCTCACCCAGGCCAGCCAGGCGATCCACTCCGCATTCGGGGTGAAGATCACCTTCCGCCAGATGCTGGGCGAACTTTCGTCCGTGGCGGCGATCTCCAAGCACATCCAGGAAGTGGCGCCGCAGCCGGTGCAAGCGGCGGCCCCTGCGCCCGTTGCAGCGGCAGCTCCAACCCTCTCCGCCCCCACCGGCGGCGGCACCGCGCTGGAGAACGCGCTCAACCAGCAGATCGCCCTCATCCAGAATCTGATCGCCCAACAACGCGCGCCACAACCGGCGGCCACCCAGGCGGGCAACCTCACTCCGGTGAAATGGCCGGAGCGCTTCCCACGGTCCGGCGCGGCGGCCAACTCACGCTTCGGCCCCTACAAGCCGATCGAGAAAGGCGAGAACGGCGGCCTCACCCAGCAGCAGCAGAAGGGCCTGCTGGAACTGGTTTCCCGCTACGTCCGGAAGACCCCGGGATCGAAGGTCTATGCCGCGGAGCACCGCGCCCACTATGCGGACCCGCGCGCGGTGGCGGGCTTCAAGTCACTGTGGAAGGAAATGGTCTATCCCATCGTCTCCGCACGCTCGAAGGGCGGCAGGATCTGGGACATCGACGGCAACGAATACGTCGATATCACCATGGGCTTCGGCACCTATTTCTTCGGCCATTCCCCGGATTGGCTGATCCCGGCGATCGAGGAACAACTGAAGACCGGCATCGAGATCGGGCCACAGTCGCCCATCGCCGGCAAGCTGGCGGCGGCCATCGCGGAGCTGACGAACATGGACCGCGTGACGTTCTGCAACACCGGCTCCGAAGCGGTGATGGCGGCCATGCGGCTCGCCCGCACGATCACCGGACGCCAGCGGATCGCCTACTTCACCGGCGACTACCACGGCATGTTCGAGGAAGTGCTGGTCCGTGGCGCGTGGGTGGACGGCGTTTACAAGGCGCAGCCCATCGCCCCCGGCATCCCGCAGTCACTGGTGGAGAACATGCTGGTGCTGGACTACGCGGACCCTGCCTCGCTGGAGATCCTGAAAGCGTATGCCCATGAGCTGGCGGCGGTGATGGTGGAGCCGGTGCAGAGCCGCGCCCCGGGCCTGCAGCCGCGGGAGTTCATGCACCAGGTGCGTGCCATCACGAAGGAAGCGGGCACGGCCCTGATCTTCGATGAAGTGGTCACCGGCTTCCGCTGCCACCCCGGCGGTGCGCAGGCGTACTTCGGCGTGGAGGCGGACCTTTCCACCTACGGCAAGGTCATCGGCGGCGGCATGCCCATCGGCGTGCTCGCCGGAAAGCGGGAATACATGGACGCGCTGGACGGCGGCGCGTGGAACTACGGTGACGACAGTTTCCCGGAGGTGGGCGTCACCTTCTTCGCCGGAACCTTCGTGCGCCACCCGCTGGCCCTCGCCGCCGCATGGCGCGTGATGGAACACCTGAAGGGCGAAGGCCCGCGCCTGCAGATCGAGGTGGAGGAGCGGGTCGCCCGCTTCTGCCGCACGCTCAACGACCACTTCGCCGCCATCGGCGTGCCGATCCGCATCCCACACTTCAGCGCGCACGCGGTGATCGAACACGCGCCGGACCTGAAGTATGCCAGCCTGCTCTGGTACTTCCTGCGGGAAAAGGGCGTGCACATCTGGGAGGGACGGCCGCTCTATTTCACCAGCGCCCACACGGACGCGGACCTCGACCACATGGTCACCGCATTCGTAGAAGCGGTCCACGAAATGCAGGCCGCCGGCTTCCTGCCCGCCTCCACCTCCACGGACGCGCAACCACCCGCCGGTTTCCCGCGCTCCGATTCCGCGCCGACGACCGAGGCCCAGCGCGAGATCTTCCACGCGGTGCAGATGGGCGACGAGGCTAACTGCTCCTTCAACGAGTCCAACGTCATCCGCCTGTCCGGCGAGCTGGACGTGTCCGCCATGAAGGCCGCACTGGCGGACATCGTGGTGCGCCACGCCGCGCTGCGCAGCACCATCTCCGCGGACGGAGCCACCCAGTTCTTCCATCCGTCGGCGAAGACGGTGGAGATCACCGAACACAACTTCGCCGGACCCGGCGGCGCCGAATCACGGTCCGCAACGCTGCCGCTCAGCCTGCTGAAGGAAGCGGAAAGCTCCACCCCGTTCGACCTGGCCAACGGCCCGTTGGTCAGGTTCCAACTGGTCCATCTTTCCTCCGTCCGCCACGAGCTGATCTTCACCGCACACCACATCATCTGCGACGGCTGGTCCTTCGGCATGATCATCGCGGAGCTGGGTGCGGCTTACAACGCGCGGAAGGCAGGCCGTCTGCCGATGCTGGCACCGGCCATGTCCTTCGCCAACTACGCGCGGATGGAAGTCTCCCAGCATCTCTCCAGTGAAAGGGAGACCGCCGAGGCGTTCTGGATCGACAAGTTTTCCGAACCCGCGCCAGTGTTGGAACTCCCCACGGACCACCCGCGCCCGCTGATGAAGAGCTACCGCGGGTCGATGGAATCCATCACTCTCTGCGCGGACCGCTACGCGCGTCTGAAGAAGGCCGCGCCGAAACTGGGAGGCACGCTTTTCTCAACGCTGCTGGCCTCCTTCGCCACGCTGCTGCACCGCCTTACGACGCAGGAGGACATCGTGATCGGCGTGCCTGCCGCCGGCCAGACGCGCATCGGCCGTGACGAACTGGTCGGCCACTGCCTCAACTTCCTGCCACTCCGCCTGAAGCCCTCCACCGCCACGCCGTTCGACCGCTTCGCTGAGGAGGTGAAGGAACAGGTGCTGGAGGCCTACGACCACCAGAACTACACCTTCGGCAGCCTGCTGCGGAAGATCCGGATCACCCGCGATGCGAGCCGCGTGCCGCTGGTCTCCGTCATCTTCAACATCGACAAGACGGGCATCGACCACGTGAAGTTCGATAGTCTGGAGGTCGATGTTTCCACCAATCCGAAGCAGTTCGTGAACTTCGACCTGTTTTTCAATCTGGTCCAGACGGACGACAGGCTGGTGGTGGAGTGCGAATACAACACGGACCTCCACGACCGCACCACCATCCTCGGCTGGCTGGCCGCCTATGAGCAACTGATCGAGTCCGCCATCAGCGACCACTCCGCGACGCTGGGCGATCTCGAGATCGTCGGCGGCGATGAACGCCGCAAGCTGCTGGAGGACTGGAACGCCACCGACGCCCCCCTTCCCGCCCAGCCGTCCATCAACCGGATGATCGAGGAACAGGTGGATCGCACGCCGGACGCCATCGCCCTCCGTGCGTATGGCCGGACCTTCACCTACGGCCAACTGGACGGCCATGCCAACGCACTTGCCAAAACGCTGCGCGAGAACGGAGCCGCACGCGAGACACTCGTCGGTGTCTGCGCGGACCGCTCGCCGGAGATGCTCGTCGCCATCCTCGCGGTGCTGAAATCCGGTGCCGCCTACGTGCCCATCGATCCGAAATATCCGGCGGAGCGCATCGCCTACATCCTCCAGGATTCAAAGGCACCGCTGCTCCTGACGCAGCGCGCTCTTTCCGGCTCCCTGCCACAGACGGAGGGGACCCGCAGCCTGTTCATCGACGACTGCCTCACGCAGTCCGCATGGCGGGAACCGTCAGGAACGCAACCGGCGGACCTCGCCTACGTGATCTACACCTCCGGCTCCACCGGCCAGCCGAAGGGCGTGGCGATCGAGCACCGCAACGCGACGACGTTCATCGACTGGGCGAAGACGGTCCACACCGCGGAGGAACTTTCCGGCGTGCTGTTCTCCACCTCCATCTGCTTCGACCTCTCGGTCTTCGAGATGTTCGTGACGCTTTCTTCCGGAGGCGCGGTGATCCTGGCAGCCAACGCGCTGGACCTGAAAAACCATCCGCACCTGGCGGACATCACGCTCATCAACACCGTGCCGTCCGCCATCAGCGAGCTGGTGGACGCGAAGCTGGTGCCACCGTCCGTCAAGGTGGTCAACCTGGCGGGCGAGGCGCTGCCCACCGCACTGGTGGACCGCATCTACGGGGAGACCTCCGTGGCGAAGGTCCATGACCTCTACGGCCCGTCCGAGGACACTACCTACTCCACCTACACGCTGCGCAAGGCGGGTGAAACCGCGAGCATCGGCCGCCCGATCTCCAACACCCGCGCCTACGTGCTGGACCCGAACGGCAAGCTGCTGCCTCCCGGCGTGCCCGGGGAGCTGCACCTCGGCGGCGCTGGACTGGCCCGCGGCTACCTGCACCGCCCGGAGCTGACCGACGCCAAGTTCATCCGCAATCCATTTTCCACGGATCCGTCCGCCCGCCTCTACAAGACGGGGGATCTGGTGCGCCACTTCGACAACGGCGAGCTGCAGTTCCTCGGCCGCCTGGACCATCAGGTGAAGCTGCGCGGCTACCGCATCGAACTGGGGGAAATCGAGTCGCTGCTGGCATCCCATCCCTCCGTCGAGCAGGCGGTGGCGACGGTGCATGAAGGAAAGATCGCCGCCTATCTCAGGACATCCGGCAACGCGTCCGGAGAGGGCACGACCATCTGGGAAAACCAGTGGGATCTGCTCTACACCTCCGCACTGGAACAGAGCGGCGGCGCGCAGCTCGACCGCCTGGACTCCGTCATCGCGGGCTGGGCGGGTGTCGAGAACCTGGATGCCCAGGTCACGGAATGGATCGACACCACCATCGACCGCATCCGCGGCTACGAGGGACGCCGTATTTTCGAGATCGGTTGCGGCACCGGTCAGATCCTGTCCCGCCTGGCTCCGGATGCGGAGGCCTACTGGGCGGCGGACATTTCCCAGGTCGCCATCGAGGCGCTGCGGAAGAACCACCCGCAGCCACAGGTAACCCTGTTCCACCGCCCGGCGGATGATTTCAGTGACATCCCGGACGGATATTTCGACACGGTCATCATCAACTCCGTGGCGCAGTATTTCCCTTCCGCGGAATACCTCACGGATGTCCTTGAAAAAGCCGCACTCACCCTGCGTCCGGGTGGCAGGATCTTCCTCGGTGACATCCAGAGCAACGCCCTGCTCCCGGTCCACCATGCGGAGGCCCTGGCCGCCCGCGCACCGGCCGGGACCACCAGCGAACAGCTCCGGGAAAAGGTGACCCAGCGTCTGGCCGGGGAGACCGAGCTTTCGCTGGATCCGGATTGGTTCACCCATCTCCGCGGCCAGCTTCCTGACCTCGCCCACACGGAGATCCTGCTGCGCCGCGGCAAGGTCACCAACGAGACGAACGTCTACCACTACGACGTGGTGCTGCACGTCGGCCAGGCACCGTCCCTTCTCCCAGCCCCTGCCGCGACGCCGTGGAAGAACCTGAATCTGGAGCAACTGGAGGCCCTGCTGATGGACTCCCGCGAGCCGCTCCACCTCACCGGCATCCCGGACGCGCGCCTCGCCTCCGCCCTCGCCTTCCACCAGGCGCTGGAACAGGGACCGGCGGACGCCCCGCTGCCGCAGGCATCTCCTGTGCCGCCCTCCGCGGTGAGCGCGGAGGATCTTTCCTCCGTGGCGGAAAACCTGGGCTTCCGCGCCCATGTCCGCTGGCAGAGCGATGGCACGGCGGGCCTGCTGGAAGCCATCCTCATCCCGAAGGCGGACACCTCGCTGCCCGCATGGCCGGAACGCGCGCCGGAGAGATCCGCCGAAGCGTCAGCAAACCAACCCGCCTCCGCCGGGAACAAGGCGAATGCCGAGCTGTCATCCATCCTCCGCGGCTATCTGGGCGAGCGTCTCCCGGAGTACATGGTCCCGTCCTCCTTCACCGTACTGGAAAGCCTGCCGCTGACGCCGAACGGAAAGATCGACCGCAAGGCCCTGCCCACGCCATCCCACGCTGATGACGCGTCCTCCGCCCGCGAGGTCCTGCCACCGCGCACCGACACCGAACGCCAGCTTGTCGAGATCTGGAAGCAGGTGCTCGGCAAGACGGATGTCGGCATCGGGGACGACATCTTCGACCTCGGCGGCGACTCGATCCTGATCTTCCAGATCACGACCCGGGCCACCCGTGCGGGCATCTCCATCACCCCCGCCCAGGTGTTCCGCCAGCGCACCATCGCCGGATTATCTTCCGTGGAATCCCCCGTGGAAGGCGACATCCCGCTTCCCATCCAGCGGGTCAACCGTGATGCTTACCGACGGAAAAACTGA